Below is a window of Lebetimonas sp. JH292 DNA.
AAAATTTTTAAAAAATACGGATATAATGTAAATGAATAAGATAAAGGCCGAATTAATCAATATTGAAAATAAAAACAATATAAATTTATTAACGTTTAAAAGCGTTAATGAAACGATAAAGGTTGTTATGCTTGAGATAAATTTTGAAATTAAAAATGAAGCTTTTCTATTTTTTAAACCGACGATGGTTTCTTTGTCAAAAGAAAAATGTAAAAGCACAATAGAAAATAATTTAGCGGCTGTAGTTGAAAAAATTGAAATTGGTGAAATTTTTACAAATATTTATTGTAATTTTAACAATGAAGAAATAGAAGTGTTGATTTTAAAAGAATCATTTGAAAAATTAAATATTAATATAGGAGAGAAGGTTTTTTTAATGATTAGGGCAAGTGAAATAGGAGTCAGTGTTGATTGATTTAACACCGTTTTTCCTTTCATTTAAACTGGCTTTTTCAGTAACGCTTATATTGCTTTTTGTAGGTATTCCGTTTTCTTATTTTCTTTCAAATACAAAATCAAAAATAAAACCGGTTTTAGAGGCGTTAAGCGCGCTTCCTATAGTGTTACCTCCTTCAGTGCTCGGATTTTATCTGCTTATTTTATTATCACAGAATTCATTTATAGGAAAAATAATTTATGAAATTTTTAATATAAAACTTGTTTTTACATTTGAAGGGCTTGTTGTCGCAAGCAGTATATATTCTTTTCCGTTTATGATTCAGCCTTTGCAAAACGGATTTGATAATATAGATAAAAAATTGATAGAGGCCAGCTTTTTAAGCGGTAAAGGGAAATTAACCACACTTTTTAAAATAATACTTCCCAATATGAAGAGTTCGATAATGACTGCGGTTATTATTACTTTTGCCCATACTGTGGGTGAATTCGGGGTTGTATTGATGGTGGGTGGTTCAATTCCAGGAAAAACTGAGGTAGCAAGTGTTGCAATATATGATTATGTAGAAATGATGGATTATAAATCAGCTCATTTTTACAGTGCCATAATGCTTATTATAAGTTTTTTGGTTTTATTGTTTGTATATATTTTTAATGAAAAGCAAAAGAGAAAATATGAATTATTTTAAAATTTTTAAAAAACTTCACGGAAGCAACGGCAATATGGATTTAGATGTGGAATTTAACCTTGAAAAAGATGAATTTTTGGCAATAATGGGTGAAAGCGGCAGTGGAAAAACGACACTTTTAAGAATTATCGCCGGAC
It encodes the following:
- a CDS encoding TOBE domain-containing protein, yielding MNKIKAELINIENKNNINLLTFKSVNETIKVVMLEINFEIKNEAFLFFKPTMVSLSKEKCKSTIENNLAAVVEKIEIGEIFTNIYCNFNNEEIEVLILKESFEKLNINIGEKVFLMIRASEIGVSVD
- the modB gene encoding molybdate ABC transporter permease subunit, with amino-acid sequence MIDLTPFFLSFKLAFSVTLILLFVGIPFSYFLSNTKSKIKPVLEALSALPIVLPPSVLGFYLLILLSQNSFIGKIIYEIFNIKLVFTFEGLVVASSIYSFPFMIQPLQNGFDNIDKKLIEASFLSGKGKLTTLFKIILPNMKSSIMTAVIITFAHTVGEFGVVLMVGGSIPGKTEVASVAIYDYVEMMDYKSAHFYSAIMLIISFLVLLFVYIFNEKQKRKYELF